The following coding sequences lie in one Arachis hypogaea cultivar Tifrunner chromosome 4, arahy.Tifrunner.gnm2.J5K5, whole genome shotgun sequence genomic window:
- the LOC112794474 gene encoding protein DMP9-like: MEPTQQEVGIKVYNATPAPSHDDTRNSSGLVTLPVMPPEAVRKNRRAIMAKGVQKTLNKTSLLGNFLPTGTLLTFEMVLPSIYKNGQCSHVHSMMTHVLLTICSLSCFFFHFTDSFPGPDGTIYYGFVTPKGLSVFKPGIPVQVPKDEKYKVSFTDFVHAFMSVLVFVAIAFSDHRVTNCLFPGHEKDMDQVMESFPLMVGVICSGLFLVFPNFRRGIGCMSA; encoded by the coding sequence ATGGAACCAACCCAACAGGAAGTTGGAATCAAAGTTTACAATGCAACTCCAGCACCGTCCCATGATGATACACGCAATTCTTCCGGCCTAGTCACTCTTCCGGTGATGCCTCCAGAGGCTGTCCGGAAGAATCGCCGTGCCATCATGGCAAAGGGTGTCCAGAAGACACTCAACAAGACTTCATTACTCGGAAACTTCCTCCCAACGGGAACACTCCTCACATTCGAGATGGTCCTTCCATCAATCTACAAGAACGGACAATGCAGTCACGTGCACAGCATGATGACCCACGTGCTCCTAACCATATGTTCACTCTCATGCTTCTTCTTTCACTTCACGGACAGTTTTCCCGGGCCTGACGGAACCATTTATTATGGTTTCGTGACCCCGAAAGGACTGTCCGTGTTCAAACCGGGGATTCCGGTTCAAGTGCCAAAGGATGAGAAATACAAGGTTTCCTTCACGGATTTTGTGCACGCTTTCATGTCCGTGTTAGTGTTCGTGGCAATTGCTTTCTCGGATCATAGGGTTACTAATTGCTTGTTCCCCGGACATGAAAAGGACATGGATCAAGTCATGGAGAGTTTTCCGCTAATGGTGGGAGTAATTTGTAGCGGTTTGTTTCTTGTGTTTCCCAATTTCAGACGTGGAATTGGATGCATGTCTGCGTAA
- the LOC112797798 gene encoding granule-bound starch synthase 2, chloroplastic/amyloplastic, which produces MMASLGSLPFVLETNVESLVLLETRSSYHSPRFPVCGIKGSCFGHSERSGLCWCKRVLWRSKKVRAIACKSFGKDEYEDGSKDVVHATIEKTKKVLALQRDLLQQISERKKLISSIDSDNISKPEGDGISYEHGTNGRSHSFENQNGNILGIYGGFNESNQDVRVPPPEPASLRLDSLPAFFTNGTENSSLKVKNQDGVIESSLENITDESNEIGSEGEIPHPLAGTNVMNVIVVAAECAPWSKTGGLGDVVGSLPKALAKRGHRVMVVVPRYGNYIEPQDTGVRKTYRVDGHDMEVRYFQAYIDGVDFVFIESPMFHNLEHNIYAGSRLDILKRMILFCKAAVEVPWHIPCGGVCYGDGNLAFIANDWHTSLLPVYLKAYYRDQGLMKYTRSVLVIHNIAHQGRGPVDDFFYVDLAEHYTDLFKLYDPIGGDHFNIFAAGLKSADRVVTVSHGYSWELKTSEGGWGLHGIINDNGWKLRGIVNGIDNKDWNPKFDVHLKSDGYTNYSLETLHTGKPQCKAALQKELGLPVREDIPVIGFIGRLDPQKGVDLIAEAVPWMMGQDVQLIMLGSGRPDLEQMLRNFENQHNDKIRSWVGFSVKTAHRITAGADILLMPSRFEPCGLNQLYAMAYGTVPVVHAVGGLRDTVKPFDPFNETGLGWTFESAESGKLIHALGNCLLTYREYKESWEGLQWRGMTQDLSWDNAAQQYEEVLLAAKYQW; this is translated from the exons ATGATGGCATCATTGGGATCTTTGCCATTTGTATTGGAAACTAATGTTGAGTCTCTGGTGCTGCTTGAGACAAGAAGCAGCTACCATTCTCCCCGGTTTCCAGTTTGTGGCATAAAGGGTTCATGTTTTGGGCATTCTGAAAGGTCGGGGTTGTGTTGGTGCAAGAGGGTGTTATGGAGGAGTAAGAAAGTAAGAGCAATAGCTTGCAAGAGTTTTGGGAAAGATGAGTATGAAGATGGATCAAAGGATGTGGTGCATGCCACTATTGAAAAGACGAAGAAGGTTCTTGCTTTGCAAAGGGACCTACTTCAACAG ATTTCAGAAAGAAAGAAACTAATTTCTTCCATAGACAGTGACAATATTAGTAAACCAGAAGGGGACGGTATTTCTTATGAACATGGCACCAATGGCAGAAGCCATTCTTTTGAGAACCAAAATGGTAACATTCTAGGCATTTATGGAGGCTTTAATGAATCTAACCAGGATGTTAGAGTCCCGCCTCCTGAACCGGCTTCGTTGAGGCTGGATTCACTACCAGCCTTCTTTACAAATGGAACTGAGAACTCAAGTCTGAAGGTTAAGAATCAGGATGGTGTTATTGAATCAAGTTTGGAGAATATCACTGATGAATCTAATGAGATTGGGAGTGAAGGCGAAATACCGCATCCTTTGGCTGGGACCAATGTGATGAATGTTATAGTAGTTGCAGCAGAATGTGCTCCCTGGTCAAAAACAG GTGGACTTGGAGATGTTGTTGGTTCATTACCAAAGGCTTTAGCTAAGCGTGGACATAGGGTCATG GTAGTTGTGCCTCGGTATGGTAACTATATCGAACCCCAAGATACAGGAGTACGAAAAACATACAGAGTGGATGGTCAT GATATGGAAGTAAGATATTTCCAGGCCTACATTGATGGTGTAGACTTTGTTTTCATTGAAAGTCCAATGTTTCACAATCTGGAGCATAACATATATGCAGGAAGCAGATtg GATATTCTAAAGCGCATGATACTGTTTTGCAAGGCAGCTGTTGAG GTTCCGTGGCACATTCCATGTGGTGGTGTTTGCTATGGAGATGGAAACTTGGCTTTCATAGCAAACGATTGGCATACTTCATTGCTGCCAGTGTATCTTAAGGCATACTATCGTGACCAGGGTTTGATGAAGTACACAAGATCAGTTCTCGTTATTCATAACATAGCTCACCAG GGTCGGGGTCCTGTTGATGATTTCTTCTATGTTGATTTAGCTGAACACTACACAGACCTTTTTAAACTATATGACCCCATTGGAGGTGACCACTTCAACATTTTTGCAGCCGGTTTAAAGAGCGCAGACCGTGTTGTCACGGTTAGCCATGGGTATTCATGGGAGCTTAAAACTTCTGAAGGTGGTTGGGGTTTGCATGGGATCATCAATGACAATGGATGGAAACTGCGGGGAATCGTGAATGGAATTGATAACAAAGATTGGAACCCTAAGTTTGATGTTCACTTGAAATCGGATGGCTACACCAACTACTCCCTCGAGACACTGCATACTGGAAAGCCTCAATGTAAAGCCGCATTGCAAAAGGAGCTCGGTTTGCCTGTTCGTGAGGACATTCCGGTAATCGGTTTTATCGGAAGGTTGGATCCGCAGAAAGGCGTTGATCTCATAGCCGAAGCGGTTCCTTGGATGATGGGTCAGGATGTGCAACTAATCATGTTGGGATCTGGAAGACCGGATTTGGAACAAATGCTCCGGAATTTCGAGAATCAACACAATGACAAGATCCGCAGTTGGGTTGGTTTTTCCGTGAAGACTGCTCATAGAATAACTGCAGGAGCAGACATATTGCTCATGCCATCAAGATTTGAGCCATGTGGATTGAACCAACTCTATGCCATGGCTTATGGAACAGTTCCTGTTGTGCATGCTGTTGGAGGATTGAGGGACACAGTGAAGCCTTTTGATCCCTTCAATGAAACAGGACTTGGATGGACATTTGAAAGTGCAGAATCAGGCAAGTTGATACATGCATTAGGGAACTGCTTATTGACCTATAGAGAGTACAAGGAAAGCTGGGAAGGGCTTCAATGGCGAGGGATGACACAAGATCTTAGTTGGGATAACGCAGCGCAGCAGTATGAGGAGGTGCTTCTTGCTGCCAAGTACCAGTGGTAA
- the LOC112797799 gene encoding defective in cullin neddylation protein AAR3 isoform X2 yields MDASRIDIFEIYRRFSDIKLGHGFVVGDEGYRQDSDIQKAKLSREALTQLSKLVESRVSTGATIFDELSILMSRLELVADFSEFTRFYDFVFFMCRENGQKNISVSRAVTAWKLVLAGRFPLLHQWCDFVKKNQRYNISEDTWQQVLAFSWCTRDNLDGYDPEGAWPVLIDDFVEHMYSILPCSISGSCYDNSSFHCNCGDPESKPCVFKDTLPEPRSISSLKRKLPEDTGKSNMEYSNMSEDLVSSNCKRSRAHDTVDWEDNPPGNTTEDCMETSRQNSPLCSSKSPCAVEGCLSKGFAGLFSASSYVQFGRERRASFR; encoded by the exons ATGGATGCATCTCGGATCGATATATTTGAGATTTATAGAAGATTCTCCG ATATAAAATTAGGACATGGATTTGTTGTTGGAGATGAAGGGTACAGGCAGGACAGTGACATTCAGAAAGCTAAGCTTTCAAGGGAGGCATTGACACAGCTCTCCAAGTTGGTTGAGTCCAGAGTTAGTACAGG GGCAACAATTTTTGATGAACTTTCAATCCTCATGTCACGGTTGGAGTTGGTG GCAGACTTTTCAGAATTCACTCGGTTCTAtgattttgttttcttcatgtgtcgcGAGAATGGTCAAAAGAATATTT CTGTAAGCAGGGCAGTAACTGCTTGGAAATTAGTTCTTGCTGGGCGCTTTCCACTGCTTCATCAATGGTGTGACTTTGTTAAG AAAAATCAACGGTACAACATCTCCGAGGATACTTGGCAGCAGGTTCTAGCTTTTAGTTGGTGTACACGTGATAATCTGGACGGGTATGATCCTGAAG GTGCTTGGCCTGTTTTAATAGATGATTTTGTTGAGCATATGTACAG TATATTACCCTGCAGCATATCAGGATCATGCTATGATAATTCCAGCTTTCATTGTAACTGTGGTGATCCAGAATCCAAGCCATGTGTTTTCAAGGACACACTTCCTG AACCAAGAAGTATTTCCAGCCTGAAGCGGAAATTACCTGAGGACACAGGGAAAAGTAATATGGAATATTCAAATATGTCTGAGGACTTGGTTTCTTCAAACTGTAAAAGAAGTAGAGCTCATGATACAGTGGATTGGGAGGACAATCCGCCAGGGAATACAACAGAGGACTGTATGGAAACGAGTAGACAAAACAGTCCCTTGTGCTCATCTAAGTCCCCGTGTGCTGTTGAAGGTTGTCTATCGAAGGGATTTGCAGGACTATTTTCGGCTAGTTCCTATGTGCAGTTTGGTAGGGAAAGGAGGGCTTCTTTTAGATGA
- the LOC112797799 gene encoding defective in cullin neddylation protein AAR3 isoform X1 encodes MDASRIDIFEIYRRFSDIKLGHGFVVGDEGYRQDSDIQKAKLSREALTQLSKLVESRVSTGATIFDELSILMSRLELVADFSEFTRFYDFVFFMCRENGQKNISVSRAVTAWKLVLAGRFPLLHQWCDFVKKNQRYNISEDTWQQVLAFSWCTRDNLDGYDPEGAWPVLIDDFVEHMYSISGSCYDNSSFHCNCGDPESKPCVFKDTLPEPRSISSLKRKLPEDTGKSNMEYSNMSEDLVSSNCKRSRAHDTVDWEDNPPGNTTEDCMETSRQNSPLCSSKSPCAVEGCLSKGFAGLFSASSYVQFGRERRASFR; translated from the exons ATGGATGCATCTCGGATCGATATATTTGAGATTTATAGAAGATTCTCCG ATATAAAATTAGGACATGGATTTGTTGTTGGAGATGAAGGGTACAGGCAGGACAGTGACATTCAGAAAGCTAAGCTTTCAAGGGAGGCATTGACACAGCTCTCCAAGTTGGTTGAGTCCAGAGTTAGTACAGG GGCAACAATTTTTGATGAACTTTCAATCCTCATGTCACGGTTGGAGTTGGTG GCAGACTTTTCAGAATTCACTCGGTTCTAtgattttgttttcttcatgtgtcgcGAGAATGGTCAAAAGAATATTT CTGTAAGCAGGGCAGTAACTGCTTGGAAATTAGTTCTTGCTGGGCGCTTTCCACTGCTTCATCAATGGTGTGACTTTGTTAAG AAAAATCAACGGTACAACATCTCCGAGGATACTTGGCAGCAGGTTCTAGCTTTTAGTTGGTGTACACGTGATAATCTGGACGGGTATGATCCTGAAG GTGCTTGGCCTGTTTTAATAGATGATTTTGTTGAGCATATGTACAG CATATCAGGATCATGCTATGATAATTCCAGCTTTCATTGTAACTGTGGTGATCCAGAATCCAAGCCATGTGTTTTCAAGGACACACTTCCTG AACCAAGAAGTATTTCCAGCCTGAAGCGGAAATTACCTGAGGACACAGGGAAAAGTAATATGGAATATTCAAATATGTCTGAGGACTTGGTTTCTTCAAACTGTAAAAGAAGTAGAGCTCATGATACAGTGGATTGGGAGGACAATCCGCCAGGGAATACAACAGAGGACTGTATGGAAACGAGTAGACAAAACAGTCCCTTGTGCTCATCTAAGTCCCCGTGTGCTGTTGAAGGTTGTCTATCGAAGGGATTTGCAGGACTATTTTCGGCTAGTTCCTATGTGCAGTTTGGTAGGGAAAGGAGGGCTTCTTTTAGATGA
- the LOC112797800 gene encoding cyclic dof factor 2 — MSEVAKDPAIKLFGKTIPVPEIPTGSGDLTGAPALSSVDDSVDQNNTSSTNSTSSSDAHELEEIDNKDTLGNKPDEKREVVPLQSSEIVNPDTASAAGEESVSQSTEKEAMALKTSKTEEEQSETSNSQDKTLKKPDKILPCPRCNSMDTKFCYYNNYNVNQPRHFCKNCQRYWTAGGTMRNVPVGAGRRKNKNTAVHYRQITGPEGAMQNNRKDLPNGVHHPPLMCNGTVLTFGSDAPLCESMASVLNLSEKTAHNYMRNGFAKPEELRIRVPCASEEKGKDQSNKSSVSSAKLMGGTTNSNSQEQSIQNGHSFTPQIPYFPGPPWTFPWNPAQWNSSVPPPAFCPPRFAMPFYPYWGVSGAWNMPWLAQPSSPNAAATNSGPNSPTLGKHSREENMFKSNEPGGENEDKQSKENHKEKCLWVPKTLRIDDPEEAAKSSIWTTLGIKHDKDDSVLGEGLFKPFPSKYHEKNHPMQASPVLQANPAALSRSLNFHETS, encoded by the exons ATGTCGGAAGTTGCAAAGGACCCTGCGATCAAGCTCTTCGGGAAGACGATCCCGGTGCCGGAGATTCCTACCGGATCCGGCGACCTCACCGGAGCTCCGGCACTCTCGTCCGTTGATGACAGTGTTGATCAGAATAACACCTCTTCCACGAACTCTACCAGCAGCAGCGATGCACATGAGCTAGAAGAAATTGATAACAAG GATACTTTGGGAAATAAACCGGATGAAAAAAGGGAAGTGGTGCCCCTGCAATCATCAGAAATTGTCAATCCGGATACAGCATCTGCTGCAGGTGAAGAATCTGTTAGTCAGTCCACTGAGAAAGAAGCCATGGCCTTGAAAacttccaagactgaagaagaacaGTCTGAGACAAGTAATTCACAAGATAAGACCCTCAAAAAGCCAGACAAAATTCTGCCGTGCCCCCGCTGTAATAGCATGGACACCAAGTTCTGTTACTACAACAACTACAACGTCAACCAACCCCGCCACTTCTGCAAGAACTGTCAGAGATATTGGACTGCTGGCGGAACCATGAGGAACGTACCTGTAGGTGCCGGTCGCAGGAAGAACAAGAACACTGCTGTTCATTATCGTCAGATAACTGGCCCCGAAGGAGCAATGCAAAATAACAGGAAAGACTTGCCAAATGGGGTCCATCATCCTCCTTTGATGTGCAACGGCACGGTCCTTACATTTGGTTCTGATGCACCCTTGTGCGAATCAATGGCATCTGTTTTGAACCTTTCTGAAAAAACTGCACACAATTACATGAGGAATGGATTTGCTAAGCCTGAAGAGCTAAGAATTCGGGTTCCCTGTGCGAgtgaagaaaaagggaaggatcAATCCAATAAATCTTCGGTTAGCTCTGCAAAACTGATGGGAGGTACAACCAATAGTAATTCCCAAGAACAATCCATTCAGAATGGTCATAGCTTCACACCACAAATTCCCTACTTTCCCGGTCCCCCTTGGACTTTCCCTTGGAATCCGGCGCAGTGGAACTCTTCAGTACCACCACCTGCTTTTTGCCCACCGAGATTTGCCATGCCTTTCTATCCTTATTGGGGTGTCTCGGGTGCATGGAACATGCCGTGGCTAGCACAACCATCATCGCCAAATGCTGCAGCCACAAACTCTGGGCCTAACTCCCCAACCTTGGGTAAACATTCAAGAGAAGAAAACATGTTTAAATCAAATGAGCCGGGTGGTGAGAATGAGGACAAACAAAGCAAAGAGAATCACAAAGAAAAGTGCCTTTGGGTTCCAAAAACACTAAGAATTGATGATCCAGAAGAAGCAGCAAAAAGTTCTATATGGACTACACTCGGAATCAAACATGATAAGGATGACTCAGTTCttggggaaggactcttcaaacCATTCCCTTCAAAGTACCACGAAAAGAATCATCCGATGCAAGCCTCGCCTGTCTTGCAGGCCAATCCGGCAGCATTGTCTAGGTCGCTAAACTTTCACGAGACTTCATAA